A single genomic interval of Drosophila virilis strain 15010-1051.87 chromosome 2, Dvir_AGI_RSII-ME, whole genome shotgun sequence harbors:
- the LOC6630064 gene encoding cardioactive peptide: MRATVEIFLGLAAIIICLYTANASLEIENNEVNHKLSGVIQWKYEKRPFCNAFTGCGRKRTSYPSYPPFSLIKRNEPEEKPYNNEYLSEGLSDLIDINAEPAVENVQKQIMSQAKIFEAIKEASKEIFRQKNKQKMLENEQQQQLEQRENN, encoded by the exons ATGAGAGCCACTGTGGAGATTTTCCTTGGCCTGGCAGCGATTATAATATGTCTTTACACTGCCAATGCCTCGTTAGAGATCGAAAACAATGAAGTGAAT CATAAGCTGAGCGGCGTTATACAATGGAAATACGAGAAAAGACCATTTTGCAATGCATTTACAG GCTGTGGACGTAAACGCACCTCTTATCCCTCCTATCCGCCATTTTCACTCATAAAACGCAATGAGCCCGAGGAGAAGCCCTACAACAATGAATATCTGTCCGAAGGCTTAAGCGATCTGATCGACATCAATGCCGAGCCAGCTGTTGAGAATGTGCAAAAACAGATCATGTCGCAGGCCAAGATCTTCGAAGCTATAAAGGAGGCCAGCAAGGAGATCTTTAGGCAGAAGAACAAGCAGAAAATGCTCGAGaacgaacagcagcagcaactggagcAGCGCGAGAACAATTAA
- the LOC6630063 gene encoding uncharacterized protein, protein MSEPTAQQQQPQNGKERSKSTEEKEIPREPALVCKDINIKTELECLVKLLDGKISKEEEVAMEELHQYLIEDDGSWALGDNFLVFVQRVLRDVQAFSPDTRIHMIRTLAYAALKDDVIIILHQDRRDHTLMNFAQDIDKHTPEEQQAWAMFTCNLFENVGPSEWLLYISEWEYNGQNISNIRVTTKVAVHCILSNCPQLKNIGSMILYNIAIKEVKTVVFDDVAVELAMAILQFFQSSPNEDQIFRTLKALARFLEVSPDVQMIIQMIGPHPKQFAGKSERVDELIKIISRKVPA, encoded by the exons ATGTCAGAGCCCACagcccaacaacagcagccacagaaTGGCAAAGAGCGTTCCAAGTCAACTGAGGAGAAAGAGATACCGCGCGAGCCGGCGCTGGTTTGCAAAGACATCAAC ATAAAGACTGAATTAGAGTGCTTAGTGAAATTGTTGGATGGCAAAATTTCAAAAGAAGAGGAAGTGGCCATGGAGGAGCTGCATCAGTATTTGATCGAGGACGATGGCTCCTGGGCGTTGGGTGACAATTTTCTGGTATTTGTGCAGCGCGTGCTGCGAGATGTTCAGGCCTTCTCGCCGGACACACGGATACATATGATACGCACGCTGGCCTATGCAGCACTCAAGGATGATGTGATTATAATCTTGCATCAGGATCGACGGGATCACACGCTGATGAATTTTGCACAGGATATTGACAAGCATACGCCCGAAGAGCAGCAGGCCTGGGCCATGTTT ACTTGCAATCTGTTCGAGAACGTCGGTCCCTCAGAATGGCTGCTGTACATTTCGGAGTGGGAATACAATGGCCAGAACATTTCAAATATACGCGTAACCACCAAGGTGGCCGTCCATTGCATACTCTCGAATTGTCCGCAGCTAAAGAATATTGGCTCCATGATTTTGTACAACATAGCCATCAAGGAAGTGAAAACTGTG GTATTCGATGATGTCGCTGTGGAGCTGGCAATGGCCATACTGCAGTTCTTCCAAAGCAGTCCCAACGAAGATCAAATCTTTCGCACGCTGAAGGCGCTGGCACGTTTCCTCGAG GTATCTCCGGACGTACAGATGATTATTCAAATGATTGGACCGCATCCAAAACAATTTGCTGGCAAAAGCGAACGCGTCGACGAGCTGATAAAGATAATCAGCCGCAAGGTGCCCGCCTAG
- the LOC6630062 gene encoding uncharacterized protein isoform X2 — MSTTPKWYCRNKSQPMHTFAEIGNLGLELRRITKRIVIDVNSSIFSEHDTILEECEHVVELYWSLKDETKNSDFQSLSKKIKRSPYNALLMRKFNLIMELNDRRFCQLTFVLKRTLCLLLRKSMQSEMWLNWALHITQLYNKCRNVNTQLQLQPQPEQDAQTEEDNEPNISGKCKEEMHANVCSNMYPALLMSLRNIDFAFVLQYVAQTRVEQNALDLVFGLFNMGEQDAWREHQQHNNESTSSSLEILRTLNISFAAGDYQPYCDPAQDYKSMHLAGTSDPAPEDNQSLRCKHTESFLQKERIFIAQLIAKATEICPTIFESRKPGDVDMNVYILRGLRLLWSYVGIILDHILLWWIDTPMSCYNLTHIDSIRCWLYHQNINDIPEPVYSTLRGIGEILTGFMCNNIWDQLFRLALISSSNPQRLVQQVVEQYRDFPRNEQGTPTGTVWISVFSNLVNLSNQYFANTEAHNNSSLLPVAEQIPILHRLDHSVHSMRLWVTEQAKLLCCEWKMDRFFQILEHDVKQCLNVFNTFKLPKLTADLSDILMLVCVALRTKLITETTNNIDLLKKTTDECVQILSAVCRILSLANFTLCFPAASHWQRSVYNGEDKSLYVGYVLDQIFLPSIRATKDIVILKLILKLICEAWLDFIYQKRIRFSVNGALRLLNDFDDVREWILSCTLLDEQQLDKLSNHEVLRMCKGVGKILLRKPEDIISITQSPRFDKKTPDASAQDTQLPSEMFVSNQKHWLQLRANAGNGFPLLKLCCGDDML, encoded by the exons ATGAGCACGACACCAAAATGGTACTGCCGCAACAAATCGCAGCCAATGCACACGTTCGCGGAAATTGGTAATCTGGGCCTGGAGCTGAGGCGTATTACCAAGCGGATTGTGATCGATGTTAATTCTTCTATATTTAGCGAGCAT GATACCATTTTGGAGGAGTGTGAGCATGTGGTGGAGCTCTACTGGAGTCTAAAGGACGAAACGAAAAATTCAGACTTTCAGTCGCTCTCGAAGAAGATCAAACGCAGTCCCTATAATGCGCTGCTAATGCGAAAATTCAATCTGATCATGGAGCTGAACGACAGACGCTTCTGCCAGTTGACTTTTGTGCTCAAGCGAACG CTGTGCCTGTTGCTGCGCAAGTCGATGCAGTCAGAGATGTGGCTTAATTGGGCACTGCATATAACCCAGCTCTATAACAAATGCCGCAATGTGAAtacgcagctgcagctgcagccgcagccggAGCAGGATGCTCAGACGGAGGAGGACAACGAGCCAAACATCAGTGGCAAGTGCAAGGAGGAGATGCATGCCAATGTGTGCAGCAACATGTATCCAGCTCTGTTGATGTCTCTCAGGAACATCGACTTCGCCTTTGTGCTACAG TATGTGGCACAAACGCGTGTGGAGCAGAACGCGCTGGATTTAGTCTTTGGGTTGTTCAACATGGGTGAGCAGGATGCCTGGCGAGAGCATCAGCAGCACAACAACGAGTCCACGTCCTCCAGCCTGGAGATATTGCGCACATTGAATATATCCTTTGCTGCCGGCGACTATCAGCCTTACTGTGATCCTGCGCAGGATTATAAATCCATGCATCTGGCTGGGACGAGTGACCCAGCGCCTGAAGATAATCAGAGTTTGCGCTGCAAGCACACCGAGAGTTTTCTACAGAAGGAGCGCATCTTTATAGCCCAACTGATAGCCAAAGCAACGGAAATTTGTCCGACTATATTTG AAAGCCGAAAGCCAGGTGATGTGGATAtgaatgtttatattttgcgTGGATTGCGTTTGCTGTGGTCTTATGTGGGCATCATATTGGATCACATACTGCTCTGGTGGATTGACACGCCCATGTCCTGCTATAATCTCACCCATATTGATTCCATACGCTGCTGGCTTTATCATCAGAACATTAATG ATATCCCCGAACCGGTTTATTCCACATTACGTGGCATTGGTGAAATCCTCACCGGTTTTATGTGTAATAATATTTGGGATCAGCTCTTTCGTTTGGCTCTCATCTCATCGAGTAACCCACAGCGTTTGGTTCAGCAAGTCGTCGAGCAGTATCGTGATTTTCCCAGGAAT GAACAAGGCACACCTACGGGCACGGTATGGATCAGTGTCTTTTCGAACTTGGTCAATCTGAGTAATCAGTATTTCGCCAATACGGAGGCGCACAATAATTCCAGTCTATTGCCGGTCGCTGAGCAAATACCCATACTACATAGGCTGG ATCACTCGGTGCACTCGATGCGTCTGTGGGTCACCGAGCAGGCAAAGCTGCTGTGCTGCGAGTGGAAAATGGATCGCTTTTTTCAAATACTGGAGCACGATGTGAAGCAATGCCTGAACGTCTTCAACACCTTTAAACTGCCCAAACTCACTGCCGATTTGAGCGATATACTCATGCTAGTGTGCGTCGCGCTGCGCACAAAGCTGATCACTGAGACCACAAATAATATAGATTTGCTTAAG AAAACTACCGATGAATGTGTTCAGATATTGTCCGCGGTCTGCCGCATACTCAGTTTGGCCAATTTTACGCTGTGCTTTCCCGCGGCTAGCCATTGGCAGCGCAGCGTCTACAACGGGGAGGACAAGAGCTTGTATGTTGGGTATGTGCTGGATCAGATCTTTTTGCCCAGCATACGCGCCACCAAGGATATAGTCATACTCAAGCTCATATTGAAGCTCATCTGTGAGGCATGGCTGGACTTTATTTACCAGAAGCGCATACGCTTCAGTGTGAATGGGGCTCTGCGTCTCCTGAACGACTTTGATGATGTGCGCGAGTGGATCCTTAGCTGCACTCTGCTggacgagcagcagctggacaagCTGAGCAACCATGAAGTGCTGCGCATGTGCAAGGGCGTTGGTAAGATACTTTTGCGCAAGCCAGAAGATATCATTTCCATTACGCAGTCGCCACGGTTCGACAAGAAGACAC CAGATGCCAGTGCCCAGGACACACAGCTGCCATCTGAAATGTTTGTCTCCAACCAGAAGCATTGGCTACAGTTGCGCGCAAATGCCGGCAATGGATTTCCCCTGCTGAAGCTCTGCTGTGGCGATGACATGTTGTAA
- the LOC6630062 gene encoding uncharacterized protein isoform X3, producing the protein MSTTPKWYCRNKSQPMHTFAEIGNLGLELRRITKRIVIDVNSSIFSEHDTILEECEHVVELYWSLKDETKNSDFQSLSKKIKRSPYNALLMRKFNLIMELNDRRFCQLTFVLKRTLCLLLRKSMQSEMWLNWALHITQLYNKCRNVNTQLQLQPQPEQDAQTEEDNEPNISGKCKEEMHANVCSNMYPALLMSLRNIDFAFVLQYVAQTRVEQNALDLVFGLFNMGEQDAWREHQQHNNESTSSSLEILRTLNISFAAGDYQPYCDPAQDYKSMHLAGTSDPAPEDNQSLRCKHTESFLQKERIFIAQLIAKATEICPTIFAESRKPGDVDMNVYILRGLRLLWSYVGIILDHILLWWIDTPMSCYNLTHIDSIRCWLYHQNINDIPEPVYSTLRGIGEILTGFMCNNIWDQLFRLALISSSNPQRLVQQVVEQYRDFPRNEQGTPTGTVWISVFSNLVNLSNQYFANTEAHNNSSLLPVAEQIPILHRLDHSVHSMRLWVTEQAKLLCCEWKMDRFFQILEHDVKQCLNVFNTFKLPKLTADLSDILMLVCVALRTKLITETTNNIDLLKKTTDECVQILSAVCRILSLANFTLCFPAASHWQRSVYNGEDKSLYVGYVLDQIFLPSIRATKDIVILKLILKLICEAWLDFIYQKRIRFSVNGALRLLNDFDDVREWILSCTLLDEQQLDKLSNHEVLRMCKGVGKILLRKPEDIISITQSPRFDKKTHASAQDTQLPSEMFVSNQKHWLQLRANAGNGFPLLKLCCGDDML; encoded by the exons ATGAGCACGACACCAAAATGGTACTGCCGCAACAAATCGCAGCCAATGCACACGTTCGCGGAAATTGGTAATCTGGGCCTGGAGCTGAGGCGTATTACCAAGCGGATTGTGATCGATGTTAATTCTTCTATATTTAGCGAGCAT GATACCATTTTGGAGGAGTGTGAGCATGTGGTGGAGCTCTACTGGAGTCTAAAGGACGAAACGAAAAATTCAGACTTTCAGTCGCTCTCGAAGAAGATCAAACGCAGTCCCTATAATGCGCTGCTAATGCGAAAATTCAATCTGATCATGGAGCTGAACGACAGACGCTTCTGCCAGTTGACTTTTGTGCTCAAGCGAACG CTGTGCCTGTTGCTGCGCAAGTCGATGCAGTCAGAGATGTGGCTTAATTGGGCACTGCATATAACCCAGCTCTATAACAAATGCCGCAATGTGAAtacgcagctgcagctgcagccgcagccggAGCAGGATGCTCAGACGGAGGAGGACAACGAGCCAAACATCAGTGGCAAGTGCAAGGAGGAGATGCATGCCAATGTGTGCAGCAACATGTATCCAGCTCTGTTGATGTCTCTCAGGAACATCGACTTCGCCTTTGTGCTACAG TATGTGGCACAAACGCGTGTGGAGCAGAACGCGCTGGATTTAGTCTTTGGGTTGTTCAACATGGGTGAGCAGGATGCCTGGCGAGAGCATCAGCAGCACAACAACGAGTCCACGTCCTCCAGCCTGGAGATATTGCGCACATTGAATATATCCTTTGCTGCCGGCGACTATCAGCCTTACTGTGATCCTGCGCAGGATTATAAATCCATGCATCTGGCTGGGACGAGTGACCCAGCGCCTGAAGATAATCAGAGTTTGCGCTGCAAGCACACCGAGAGTTTTCTACAGAAGGAGCGCATCTTTATAGCCCAACTGATAGCCAAAGCAACGGAAATTTGTCCGACTATATTTG CAGAAAGCCGAAAGCCAGGTGATGTGGATAtgaatgtttatattttgcgTGGATTGCGTTTGCTGTGGTCTTATGTGGGCATCATATTGGATCACATACTGCTCTGGTGGATTGACACGCCCATGTCCTGCTATAATCTCACCCATATTGATTCCATACGCTGCTGGCTTTATCATCAGAACATTAATG ATATCCCCGAACCGGTTTATTCCACATTACGTGGCATTGGTGAAATCCTCACCGGTTTTATGTGTAATAATATTTGGGATCAGCTCTTTCGTTTGGCTCTCATCTCATCGAGTAACCCACAGCGTTTGGTTCAGCAAGTCGTCGAGCAGTATCGTGATTTTCCCAGGAAT GAACAAGGCACACCTACGGGCACGGTATGGATCAGTGTCTTTTCGAACTTGGTCAATCTGAGTAATCAGTATTTCGCCAATACGGAGGCGCACAATAATTCCAGTCTATTGCCGGTCGCTGAGCAAATACCCATACTACATAGGCTGG ATCACTCGGTGCACTCGATGCGTCTGTGGGTCACCGAGCAGGCAAAGCTGCTGTGCTGCGAGTGGAAAATGGATCGCTTTTTTCAAATACTGGAGCACGATGTGAAGCAATGCCTGAACGTCTTCAACACCTTTAAACTGCCCAAACTCACTGCCGATTTGAGCGATATACTCATGCTAGTGTGCGTCGCGCTGCGCACAAAGCTGATCACTGAGACCACAAATAATATAGATTTGCTTAAG AAAACTACCGATGAATGTGTTCAGATATTGTCCGCGGTCTGCCGCATACTCAGTTTGGCCAATTTTACGCTGTGCTTTCCCGCGGCTAGCCATTGGCAGCGCAGCGTCTACAACGGGGAGGACAAGAGCTTGTATGTTGGGTATGTGCTGGATCAGATCTTTTTGCCCAGCATACGCGCCACCAAGGATATAGTCATACTCAAGCTCATATTGAAGCTCATCTGTGAGGCATGGCTGGACTTTATTTACCAGAAGCGCATACGCTTCAGTGTGAATGGGGCTCTGCGTCTCCTGAACGACTTTGATGATGTGCGCGAGTGGATCCTTAGCTGCACTCTGCTggacgagcagcagctggacaagCTGAGCAACCATGAAGTGCTGCGCATGTGCAAGGGCGTTGGTAAGATACTTTTGCGCAAGCCAGAAGATATCATTTCCATTACGCAGTCGCCACGGTTCGACAAGAAGACAC ATGCCAGTGCCCAGGACACACAGCTGCCATCTGAAATGTTTGTCTCCAACCAGAAGCATTGGCTACAGTTGCGCGCAAATGCCGGCAATGGATTTCCCCTGCTGAAGCTCTGCTGTGGCGATGACATGTTGTAA
- the LOC6630062 gene encoding uncharacterized protein isoform X1 produces the protein MSTTPKWYCRNKSQPMHTFAEIGNLGLELRRITKRIVIDVNSSIFSEHDTILEECEHVVELYWSLKDETKNSDFQSLSKKIKRSPYNALLMRKFNLIMELNDRRFCQLTFVLKRTLCLLLRKSMQSEMWLNWALHITQLYNKCRNVNTQLQLQPQPEQDAQTEEDNEPNISGKCKEEMHANVCSNMYPALLMSLRNIDFAFVLQYVAQTRVEQNALDLVFGLFNMGEQDAWREHQQHNNESTSSSLEILRTLNISFAAGDYQPYCDPAQDYKSMHLAGTSDPAPEDNQSLRCKHTESFLQKERIFIAQLIAKATEICPTIFAESRKPGDVDMNVYILRGLRLLWSYVGIILDHILLWWIDTPMSCYNLTHIDSIRCWLYHQNINDIPEPVYSTLRGIGEILTGFMCNNIWDQLFRLALISSSNPQRLVQQVVEQYRDFPRNEQGTPTGTVWISVFSNLVNLSNQYFANTEAHNNSSLLPVAEQIPILHRLDHSVHSMRLWVTEQAKLLCCEWKMDRFFQILEHDVKQCLNVFNTFKLPKLTADLSDILMLVCVALRTKLITETTNNIDLLKKTTDECVQILSAVCRILSLANFTLCFPAASHWQRSVYNGEDKSLYVGYVLDQIFLPSIRATKDIVILKLILKLICEAWLDFIYQKRIRFSVNGALRLLNDFDDVREWILSCTLLDEQQLDKLSNHEVLRMCKGVGKILLRKPEDIISITQSPRFDKKTPDASAQDTQLPSEMFVSNQKHWLQLRANAGNGFPLLKLCCGDDML, from the exons ATGAGCACGACACCAAAATGGTACTGCCGCAACAAATCGCAGCCAATGCACACGTTCGCGGAAATTGGTAATCTGGGCCTGGAGCTGAGGCGTATTACCAAGCGGATTGTGATCGATGTTAATTCTTCTATATTTAGCGAGCAT GATACCATTTTGGAGGAGTGTGAGCATGTGGTGGAGCTCTACTGGAGTCTAAAGGACGAAACGAAAAATTCAGACTTTCAGTCGCTCTCGAAGAAGATCAAACGCAGTCCCTATAATGCGCTGCTAATGCGAAAATTCAATCTGATCATGGAGCTGAACGACAGACGCTTCTGCCAGTTGACTTTTGTGCTCAAGCGAACG CTGTGCCTGTTGCTGCGCAAGTCGATGCAGTCAGAGATGTGGCTTAATTGGGCACTGCATATAACCCAGCTCTATAACAAATGCCGCAATGTGAAtacgcagctgcagctgcagccgcagccggAGCAGGATGCTCAGACGGAGGAGGACAACGAGCCAAACATCAGTGGCAAGTGCAAGGAGGAGATGCATGCCAATGTGTGCAGCAACATGTATCCAGCTCTGTTGATGTCTCTCAGGAACATCGACTTCGCCTTTGTGCTACAG TATGTGGCACAAACGCGTGTGGAGCAGAACGCGCTGGATTTAGTCTTTGGGTTGTTCAACATGGGTGAGCAGGATGCCTGGCGAGAGCATCAGCAGCACAACAACGAGTCCACGTCCTCCAGCCTGGAGATATTGCGCACATTGAATATATCCTTTGCTGCCGGCGACTATCAGCCTTACTGTGATCCTGCGCAGGATTATAAATCCATGCATCTGGCTGGGACGAGTGACCCAGCGCCTGAAGATAATCAGAGTTTGCGCTGCAAGCACACCGAGAGTTTTCTACAGAAGGAGCGCATCTTTATAGCCCAACTGATAGCCAAAGCAACGGAAATTTGTCCGACTATATTTG CAGAAAGCCGAAAGCCAGGTGATGTGGATAtgaatgtttatattttgcgTGGATTGCGTTTGCTGTGGTCTTATGTGGGCATCATATTGGATCACATACTGCTCTGGTGGATTGACACGCCCATGTCCTGCTATAATCTCACCCATATTGATTCCATACGCTGCTGGCTTTATCATCAGAACATTAATG ATATCCCCGAACCGGTTTATTCCACATTACGTGGCATTGGTGAAATCCTCACCGGTTTTATGTGTAATAATATTTGGGATCAGCTCTTTCGTTTGGCTCTCATCTCATCGAGTAACCCACAGCGTTTGGTTCAGCAAGTCGTCGAGCAGTATCGTGATTTTCCCAGGAAT GAACAAGGCACACCTACGGGCACGGTATGGATCAGTGTCTTTTCGAACTTGGTCAATCTGAGTAATCAGTATTTCGCCAATACGGAGGCGCACAATAATTCCAGTCTATTGCCGGTCGCTGAGCAAATACCCATACTACATAGGCTGG ATCACTCGGTGCACTCGATGCGTCTGTGGGTCACCGAGCAGGCAAAGCTGCTGTGCTGCGAGTGGAAAATGGATCGCTTTTTTCAAATACTGGAGCACGATGTGAAGCAATGCCTGAACGTCTTCAACACCTTTAAACTGCCCAAACTCACTGCCGATTTGAGCGATATACTCATGCTAGTGTGCGTCGCGCTGCGCACAAAGCTGATCACTGAGACCACAAATAATATAGATTTGCTTAAG AAAACTACCGATGAATGTGTTCAGATATTGTCCGCGGTCTGCCGCATACTCAGTTTGGCCAATTTTACGCTGTGCTTTCCCGCGGCTAGCCATTGGCAGCGCAGCGTCTACAACGGGGAGGACAAGAGCTTGTATGTTGGGTATGTGCTGGATCAGATCTTTTTGCCCAGCATACGCGCCACCAAGGATATAGTCATACTCAAGCTCATATTGAAGCTCATCTGTGAGGCATGGCTGGACTTTATTTACCAGAAGCGCATACGCTTCAGTGTGAATGGGGCTCTGCGTCTCCTGAACGACTTTGATGATGTGCGCGAGTGGATCCTTAGCTGCACTCTGCTggacgagcagcagctggacaagCTGAGCAACCATGAAGTGCTGCGCATGTGCAAGGGCGTTGGTAAGATACTTTTGCGCAAGCCAGAAGATATCATTTCCATTACGCAGTCGCCACGGTTCGACAAGAAGACAC CAGATGCCAGTGCCCAGGACACACAGCTGCCATCTGAAATGTTTGTCTCCAACCAGAAGCATTGGCTACAGTTGCGCGCAAATGCCGGCAATGGATTTCCCCTGCTGAAGCTCTGCTGTGGCGATGACATGTTGTAA